One Ardenticatenales bacterium DNA segment encodes these proteins:
- a CDS encoding NACHT domain-containing protein: MNLKLTPEWRRRLTRIVELLVVVTVVMAAASLWQWYRKGGGFEAIYVAVGVLLAALWTACRWLRREGELVAPPATALSLSPRSRENLLNQMQTAWIDGFLKQSLHYEVLKLALHHRPDAVGPRPWQLVLQQPGQPDAPVSPDHSLLDLFTASGRNLLILGEPGSGKTITMLQLAEVLIVAAREDDAAPVPIILNLSSWAQAQKPLPEWMAEELFVQFGLARNLTHAAIVQNQFLYLLDGLDEVAANARADCLTAINAFKEKHPAEMVVCSRVAEYEALQERLHMGTAIQIQPLSDAQVDAYLAQEGLELQAARATLAHDPDLRDLARAPLMLNLMALAYRGLTLADLQPLGNHAARRRHLFDHYAHRMFARRSLPANSPYTQAQATRWLVNLAQGMARHEQSVFYIERLQPTWLQNSRLHHYYPLLSGLIGGLIFGLIGGLFVGLIGGLFVGLFVGLIEYGGEAVIQHYVLRWLLARVLPYPFRDSRLVAFLDAMHERILLRRVGFCASLAAGVFRQPGGKRPRMIWGRFIFVGRRRRIIG, from the coding sequence TACCGGAAGGGCGGCGGCTTTGAAGCGATTTACGTGGCAGTCGGCGTACTTCTGGCTGCGTTGTGGACCGCGTGCCGCTGGCTCAGGCGAGAAGGGGAACTGGTTGCTCCGCCGGCGACAGCCCTCTCGCTGTCGCCGCGCAGCCGCGAAAACCTGCTAAACCAGATGCAGACAGCCTGGATTGACGGTTTCCTGAAGCAGTCGCTGCACTACGAAGTCCTCAAACTCGCCCTCCACCACCGCCCGGACGCTGTCGGACCACGTCCGTGGCAGTTAGTGCTGCAGCAGCCAGGGCAGCCAGACGCGCCTGTATCCCCCGACCACTCTTTGCTGGACTTGTTCACCGCCAGCGGACGCAATCTGCTCATCCTGGGCGAGCCGGGCAGCGGCAAGACGATCACCATGCTGCAACTGGCGGAGGTGTTGATTGTAGCAGCCCGCGAGGACGACGCCGCGCCCGTCCCCATCATCCTTAACCTTTCCTCCTGGGCGCAGGCGCAAAAACCGTTGCCGGAGTGGATGGCAGAGGAGCTATTTGTGCAATTTGGCCTGGCTCGCAACCTGACCCACGCCGCCATTGTCCAAAATCAGTTTCTTTACTTGCTGGACGGGCTGGACGAAGTGGCCGCCAATGCCCGCGCGGACTGCCTGACAGCGATCAATGCCTTCAAAGAAAAGCACCCCGCGGAGATGGTCGTCTGCAGCCGCGTCGCCGAGTACGAAGCCTTACAAGAGCGGCTGCACATGGGGACGGCGATTCAGATTCAGCCATTGAGCGATGCCCAGGTTGACGCCTACCTGGCGCAGGAAGGACTGGAACTACAGGCGGCGCGGGCCACCCTGGCGCACGACCCCGATCTGCGCGACCTGGCCCGCGCCCCCCTCATGCTCAACCTGATGGCCCTCGCTTACCGCGGACTAACCCTTGCCGACCTGCAACCGCTGGGGAACCATGCCGCCCGCCGTCGCCACCTCTTTGACCACTACGCCCATCGCATGTTTGCCAGGCGCTCGTTGCCAGCAAACAGTCCTTACACCCAGGCCCAAGCCACCCGCTGGCTGGTTAACCTGGCGCAAGGGATGGCGCGGCACGAACAATCCGTTTTTTACATTGAACGCCTGCAACCCACCTGGCTGCAAAACAGTCGCCTGCATCACTATTACCCGCTATTGAGCGGGCTGATTGGCGGGCTGATTTTCGGGCTGATTGGCGGGCTGTTTGTCGGGCTGATTGGCGGGCTGTTTGTCGGGCTGTTTGTCGGGCTGATTGAGTACGGGGGTGAGGCAGTTATCCAGCATTATGTGCTGCGGTGGCTGCTGGCGCGGGTGCTGCCGTATCCCTTCCGCGACAGCCGCCTGGTCGCCTTCCTGGACGCCATGCACGAGCGCATCTTGCTGCGGCGGGTGGGTTTTTGTGCATCGCTCGCTGCTGGAGTATTTCGCCAGCCTGGCGGAAAACGCCCGCGAATGATTTGGGGGCGTTTCATTTTTGTTGGCCGCCGCCGTAGGATAATTGGTTGA
- a CDS encoding glycosyltransferase family 39 protein has protein sequence MTIRQLPSPRRLWPAIPLLAAVLRVVNLGGRALWYDEAFSVLFAQRSVGEMIAGTLGPQAAAAEEHPLLYYFTLHGWMRLFGETPAAVRLLSVLAGVATVAVLYLLGKHLFDRRVAATAALFAAVAPFPLYYAQETRMYALLALCTTAALAFFARAWQDNKGFDWAAYALCGAAALYTHNLAALFLLALGGWILWRWLRGRRVVHWRGVVGAHLGMLALFAPWLWVLPRQLQAIATNYWTQRPGALALVQTLYVFHFAADNEGLPPWLLPFALLFSLLILVLVVMECRHPRHAPAADPFPDAISLLTWLAFGPILLAFLISQVRPIYVLRALLPSAFVYLLLAARLLPWGHAPRAIKGGVLGGALLVVIASLLYHYQYATFPRPPFPQAVAYLRQEVAPGDLIIHSNKLTFLPTYYYDPDLPQTFIADPPGSPSDTLDPATQAALGVRESGDLPTAAQGHPRIWLVIFREAAQEGAALHPHLAWLQAHYTLAGTQAFHDLLIYEFR, from the coding sequence ATGACGATTAGGCAACTGCCCTCTCCGCGTCGTTTGTGGCCGGCAATTCCGCTGCTGGCGGCCGTGCTGCGCGTGGTGAACCTGGGCGGCAGGGCGTTGTGGTATGATGAGGCGTTCAGCGTGTTGTTTGCGCAGCGGTCGGTGGGGGAGATGATTGCCGGCACGCTTGGCCCCCAGGCCGCCGCCGCCGAAGAACACCCCCTCCTCTACTACTTTACCCTGCACGGCTGGATGCGCCTCTTCGGCGAGACGCCCGCCGCCGTGCGCCTGCTGTCCGTCCTCGCCGGCGTCGCCACCGTCGCCGTCCTCTATCTGTTGGGCAAGCACCTGTTCGACCGGCGCGTGGCCGCCACAGCCGCCCTCTTCGCCGCCGTGGCCCCCTTCCCGCTCTACTATGCCCAGGAAACGCGCATGTACGCGCTGCTGGCCCTCTGCACAACTGCCGCGCTCGCCTTTTTTGCGCGCGCCTGGCAGGATAACAAGGGGTTCGACTGGGCGGCATACGCGCTCTGCGGCGCGGCGGCCCTCTACACGCACAATCTCGCCGCGCTTTTCCTGCTGGCGCTGGGCGGCTGGATTCTCTGGCGTTGGCTGCGCGGACGGCGGGTGGTCCATTGGCGCGGCGTCGTTGGCGCGCATCTGGGCATGTTGGCGTTATTCGCACCCTGGCTGTGGGTGCTGCCGCGCCAGCTTCAGGCGATTGCCACCAATTACTGGACGCAGCGTCCGGGCGCGCTGGCGTTGGTCCAGACGCTGTATGTGTTTCATTTTGCCGCTGACAATGAGGGGCTGCCGCCCTGGCTGCTTCCGTTTGCGCTTTTGTTCAGTCTGCTCATTCTGGTTTTGGTGGTGATGGAATGCCGGCATCCACGCCACGCCCCCGCCGCCGATCCCTTCCCCGACGCCATCAGCCTGCTTACCTGGTTAGCCTTTGGTCCCATCCTCCTCGCCTTCCTCATCTCCCAGGTCCGCCCCATCTACGTCCTGCGCGCCCTCCTGCCCTCCGCCTTCGTCTACCTGCTCCTCGCCGCCCGCCTGCTCCCCTGGGGACACGCCCCCCGCGCCATCAAAGGGGGCGTCCTGGGCGGGGCGCTGCTCGTCGTCATCGCCTCGCTGCTGTACCACTACCAGTACGCCACCTTCCCCCGCCCGCCGTTTCCACAAGCCGTCGCCTATCTGCGGCAAGAAGTTGCGCCCGGCGACCTGATCATTCACAGCAACAAGCTCACCTTCCTACCCACCTATTATTACGACCCTGACCTGCCGCAAACGTTCATCGCCGACCCACCCGGCAGTCCATCGGACACGCTCGACCCGGCCACGCAAGCCGCCCTCGGCGTGCGGGAGAGCGGCGACCTGCCCACGGCGGCCCAGGGACACCCGCGCATCTGGCTGGTGATTTTCCGCGAAGCGGCGCAAGAGGGCGCAGCGTTGCACCCGCATCTGGCCTGGCTGCAAGCGCATTACACATTGGCCGGGACGCAGGCGTTCCATGACTTGCTCATTTATGAGTTTCGGTGA